A window of Cohnella herbarum contains these coding sequences:
- the phnE gene encoding phosphonate ABC transporter, permease protein PhnE — MTVLLLLALLWLSARETEASISELIGGIPEMGKFIAKMFPPDWKYLRVVIKPMIETVQMAILGTTFGAIFALPISFLAASNVTKGWALRTPARFVLNLSRTIPDLLFAALFATVFGYGPLAGMLALSFFSFGILSKWAYEAIETIDNGPMEAMTAVGANKLQWIHYGVLPQVLAQFIGFVMYMFEINIRAAAILGIVGAGGIGIYLNRTLGMFRYDQTIVIILFTLVLVLAIDAVSSRIRGKLI, encoded by the coding sequence ATGACCGTACTATTATTGCTCGCTTTGCTCTGGCTGAGCGCTAGGGAGACGGAAGCGTCGATAAGCGAACTTATCGGCGGCATTCCGGAGATGGGGAAATTTATAGCCAAAATGTTCCCTCCGGATTGGAAGTATTTAAGAGTCGTGATCAAACCGATGATCGAGACGGTGCAGATGGCGATCCTAGGCACGACCTTCGGCGCGATCTTCGCCTTGCCGATCTCCTTCTTAGCGGCCAGCAACGTGACGAAAGGCTGGGCTCTGCGCACTCCGGCCAGATTTGTTTTGAACTTGTCGCGGACGATTCCCGACCTGTTGTTTGCCGCTCTCTTCGCTACGGTATTCGGTTACGGACCGCTTGCGGGAATGCTTGCGCTTAGCTTTTTTTCCTTCGGAATTTTATCCAAATGGGCTTATGAAGCGATCGAAACGATAGATAACGGACCGATGGAGGCGATGACGGCCGTTGGAGCGAACAAGCTGCAATGGATTCATTACGGCGTTCTCCCGCAGGTGCTGGCTCAGTTCATCGGATTCGTCATGTACATGTTCGAGATTAATATTAGAGCCGCGGCCATTCTCGGCATCGTCGGCGCTGGCGGGATCGGAATTTACCTGAATCGGACATTGGGAATGTTCCGCTATGATCAGACGATCGTCATTATCCTGTTTACGCTCGTTCTCGTTCTCGCAATCGACGCCGTCAGCTCTAGAATCAGGGGGAAACTCATATGA
- the phnC gene encoding phosphonate ABC transporter ATP-binding protein, with protein sequence MIEFKQVSKVYPGGTMGLSNIDLTIRQGEFVVIVGLSGAGKSTLLRSINRLHEITSGDIRIDGQSITSAEGRRLREMRRGIGMIFQSFNLVKRSSVLRNVLAGRVGYHSTLRTLLGLFPKPDMELAFGALKRVNMLEKAYQRADQLSGGQQQRVSIARALAQEAKIILADEPVASLDPLTTRQVMDDLKRINREMGITTIVNLHFVDLAREYATRIIGVRAGEIVFDGSVSDATDEVFSAIYGRPVSEDERLGERSIEAARELSG encoded by the coding sequence ATGATTGAATTTAAGCAAGTAAGCAAAGTATATCCCGGCGGCACGATGGGCTTGAGCAACATTGACTTGACGATACGGCAGGGAGAATTCGTCGTGATCGTCGGGTTGTCCGGTGCCGGCAAATCGACGTTGTTGCGCTCCATTAACCGACTGCACGAAATCACGTCGGGGGACATTCGGATAGACGGCCAATCGATTACATCCGCCGAAGGACGCCGGTTAAGAGAGATGCGGCGAGGCATCGGCATGATTTTTCAAAGCTTCAATCTTGTTAAACGTTCTTCGGTTCTCCGGAACGTGCTAGCCGGAAGAGTCGGCTATCATTCGACGCTGCGGACGCTGCTCGGCTTGTTTCCCAAGCCGGATATGGAACTGGCGTTCGGAGCGCTGAAGCGCGTCAACATGCTGGAGAAGGCCTATCAGCGCGCCGATCAGCTATCCGGAGGCCAACAGCAGCGGGTGTCCATCGCGCGCGCGCTCGCCCAGGAAGCCAAAATCATTCTAGCCGACGAACCTGTCGCCTCGCTCGATCCTCTCACGACGAGACAGGTGATGGATGATCTCAAAAGAATCAATCGCGAGATGGGCATCACGACGATCGTCAACTTGCACTTCGTAGATCTTGCGAGAGAGTACGCGACGAGGATTATCGGCGTACGCGCCGGAGAGATCGTATTCGACGGTTCGGTGTCGGACGCGACGGACGAGGTGTTCTCCGCGATATACGGTCGTCCCGTGTCGGAAGACGAACGCTTGGGGGAACGATCCATTGAAGCCGCCCGAGAGTTATCCGGTTAA